One window of Micropterus dolomieu isolate WLL.071019.BEF.003 ecotype Adirondacks linkage group LG13, ASM2129224v1, whole genome shotgun sequence genomic DNA carries:
- the LOC123981720 gene encoding eosinophil peroxidase-like isoform X1, whose product MLLSVLLVLGVCLVPAHSKPAAEYLGSPLLQSCFQEAKKIVDDAYKYSREESLKRVRKEVVSPHDALRLLKQPRGDTRSAVRSADYMAQTLRLLQERVHRVHKRSLNATDLLSDVDLQTLVAITGCAARLRPPQCSTTPNLNKYRTITSVCNNLNNPRLGASNTPFTRWLPAEYDDGISEPKGFRNQKINNFLLPLVRQVSNNILNTTDRGVINDTEYSLMLTFFGQFNDHDFTLTPSSPSIRSFSNGLNCGESCENSDPCIPIPIPPGDPFLKSNPKGCIPASRSAPACGTGYSAYNFGGKPNVRENINSLTAFLDLSQVYGSEDKLAQFLRDLNTDSGLLRVNTEFTDNGRELLPFNPLNVNSCANRGKITNDSNAKEVPCFIAGDSRADENIALTSIHTLFLREHNRLARQLKKLNPQWDGETLYQEARKIMGAYTQVFMFRDYLPHILGADVVHTQLGPYPGYDPNVDPSIANVFATAAFRFAHLTIQPFIPRLDADYKEHSQFPSVPLFTAFLTPWRVVFEGGIDPLIRGVINRPAKLNVQNPVMVDALRERLFQFVRKLALDLGSLNMQRGRDHGLPGYNAWRGFCGLSQPKNQEELAQVLNNNDLAHRLLQLYGTPDNIDIWLGGVAEPLVPGSRVGPLFACLIAKQFQRLRQGDRLWYEKPGVFTLRQRAALSTATLTRIICDNTDITSVPRDPFNIVSKRNPLILCNTIRSLNLAAWQE is encoded by the exons atgcttctctctgtccttcttgTGTTGGGTGTCTGCCTGGTGCCTGCTCACTCTAAACCAGCAG CAGAATATCTCGGCAGTCCTCTCCTTCAAAGCTGCTTTCAGGAGGCAAAGAAAATAGTGGATGATGCCTACAAGTACTCCAGAGAAGA GAGTCTGAAACGAGTCCGCAAGGAGGTGGTGAGTCCTCATGATGCTCTTCGTCTCCTGAAGCAGCCTCGCGGTGACACACGCTCAGCTGTGAGATCTGCAGACTACATGGCACAAACGCTCCGTCTGCTGCAAGAGAGGGTTCATCGTGTGCACAAACGCTCACTCAACGCAACAG aTTTGCTCTCTGATGTGGACCTGCAAACACTTGTCGCTATAACTGGATGTGCTGCTCGACTCAGACCTCCACAATGCAGCACCACACCAAACCTTAACAAGTATCGCACAATCACCAGCGTCTGCAACAACCT AAATAACCCTCGCCTCGGTGCCTCCAACACCCCATTCACCCGTTGGCTTCCTGCCGAATATGACGATGGCATCTCTGAACCGAAAGGCTTCAGAAACCAAAAAATCAACAACTTCTTGCTGCCACTG GTGCGACAGGTTTCCAACAACATCCTAAACACAACGGATAGAGGTGTGATCAACGACACAGAATACTCTCTCATGTTGACCTTCTTTGGGCAGTTTAATGACCACGACTTTACCCTCACGCCCTCCTCTCCCAGCATCCGCTCCTTCAGCAACGGGTTGAACTGTGGCGAGAGCTGTGAGAATTCAGATCCCTGCATCCCCATCCCG ATTCCTCCCGGCGACCCCTTCTTGAAATCAAACCCAAAAGGCTGCATCCCTGCGTCCAGATCCGCCCCCGCTTGCGGAACAGGCTACTCGGCCTACAATTTTGGCGGAAAGCCCAACGTAAGAGAGAATATCAACTCCCTGACAGCCTTCTTGGATCTCAGCCAGGTGTACGGCTCTGAGGACAAGCTTGCCCAGTTTCTTCGCGACCTCAATACTGATAGCGGCCTGCTGCGCGTCAATACAGAGTTTACTGACAACGGCCGTGAGCTGCTGCCCTTCAACCCTCTCAATGTGAACAGTTGTGCCAATCGTGGTAAAATCACCAACGACTCGAACGCCAAAGAGGTGCCCTGTTTCATTGCAG GTGACTCTCGTGCGGACGAAAACATCGCTCTGACATCCATTCACACACTGTTCCTGCGTGAGCATAACCGCCTGGCTCGTCAACTGAAGAAACTAAACCCTCAGTGGGACGGCGAGACCCTCTACCAAGAGGCCCGCAAGATCATGGGTGCTTACACACAG gTGTTTATGTTCAGGGATTATTTGCCACACATTTTGGGTGCCGACGTGGTACATACACAGCTTGGCCCTTACCCTGGTTACGATCCCAACGTTGACCCCAGCATCGCCAACGTCTTTGCAACAGCAGCTTTCCGCTTTGCCCACTTGACCATCCAGCCATTTATTCCCCGCCTGGATGCAGACTACAAGGAGCACTCTCAGTTCCCCAGTGTCCCTTTGTTCACAGCCTTCTTAACCCCCTGGAGAGTCGTCTTTGAGG GTGGCATTGACCCTCTGATCCGTGGAGTGATCAACCGTCCCGCTAAACTGAATGTTCAAAATCCCGTCATGGTGGATGCTCTGAGGGAGAGGTTGTTTCAGTTTGTGCGGAAACTGGCTTTGGACCTGGGCTCTCTCAACATGCAGAGGGGACGTGACCACGGCTTGCCTG GTTACAATGCCTGGCGTGGGTTTTGCGGCCTGTCTCAGCCCAAGAACCAGGAAGAGCTTGCTCAGGTCCTAAACAACAACGACCTGGCACACAGGCTGCTGCAGCTCTACGGTACCCCCGACAACATCGACATCTGGCTGGGAGGCGTGGCAGAGCCGTTGGTCCCTGGCAGCCGTGTGGGGCCTCTGTTTGCCTGCCTCATCGCAAAACAGTTCCAGAGGCTCCGCCAGGGTGACAG GCTGTGGTACGAGAAACCAGGTGTCTTCACCCTGAGACAGAGAGCTGCTCTGTCCACTGCCACCTTAACCAGGATCATCTGTGACAACACCGATATCACGTCTGTCCCCCGGGACCCTTTCAACATTGTCTCAAAAAGAAACCCGCTCATCCTCTGCAATACCATCCGAAGCCTGAACCTGGCAGCCTGGCAGGAGTAA
- the LOC123981720 gene encoding eosinophil peroxidase-like isoform X2 yields MLLSVLLVLGVCLVPAHSKPAEYLGSPLLQSCFQEAKKIVDDAYKYSREESLKRVRKEVVSPHDALRLLKQPRGDTRSAVRSADYMAQTLRLLQERVHRVHKRSLNATDLLSDVDLQTLVAITGCAARLRPPQCSTTPNLNKYRTITSVCNNLNNPRLGASNTPFTRWLPAEYDDGISEPKGFRNQKINNFLLPLVRQVSNNILNTTDRGVINDTEYSLMLTFFGQFNDHDFTLTPSSPSIRSFSNGLNCGESCENSDPCIPIPIPPGDPFLKSNPKGCIPASRSAPACGTGYSAYNFGGKPNVRENINSLTAFLDLSQVYGSEDKLAQFLRDLNTDSGLLRVNTEFTDNGRELLPFNPLNVNSCANRGKITNDSNAKEVPCFIAGDSRADENIALTSIHTLFLREHNRLARQLKKLNPQWDGETLYQEARKIMGAYTQVFMFRDYLPHILGADVVHTQLGPYPGYDPNVDPSIANVFATAAFRFAHLTIQPFIPRLDADYKEHSQFPSVPLFTAFLTPWRVVFEGGIDPLIRGVINRPAKLNVQNPVMVDALRERLFQFVRKLALDLGSLNMQRGRDHGLPGYNAWRGFCGLSQPKNQEELAQVLNNNDLAHRLLQLYGTPDNIDIWLGGVAEPLVPGSRVGPLFACLIAKQFQRLRQGDRLWYEKPGVFTLRQRAALSTATLTRIICDNTDITSVPRDPFNIVSKRNPLILCNTIRSLNLAAWQE; encoded by the exons atgcttctctctgtccttcttgTGTTGGGTGTCTGCCTGGTGCCTGCTCACTCTAAACCAGCAG AATATCTCGGCAGTCCTCTCCTTCAAAGCTGCTTTCAGGAGGCAAAGAAAATAGTGGATGATGCCTACAAGTACTCCAGAGAAGA GAGTCTGAAACGAGTCCGCAAGGAGGTGGTGAGTCCTCATGATGCTCTTCGTCTCCTGAAGCAGCCTCGCGGTGACACACGCTCAGCTGTGAGATCTGCAGACTACATGGCACAAACGCTCCGTCTGCTGCAAGAGAGGGTTCATCGTGTGCACAAACGCTCACTCAACGCAACAG aTTTGCTCTCTGATGTGGACCTGCAAACACTTGTCGCTATAACTGGATGTGCTGCTCGACTCAGACCTCCACAATGCAGCACCACACCAAACCTTAACAAGTATCGCACAATCACCAGCGTCTGCAACAACCT AAATAACCCTCGCCTCGGTGCCTCCAACACCCCATTCACCCGTTGGCTTCCTGCCGAATATGACGATGGCATCTCTGAACCGAAAGGCTTCAGAAACCAAAAAATCAACAACTTCTTGCTGCCACTG GTGCGACAGGTTTCCAACAACATCCTAAACACAACGGATAGAGGTGTGATCAACGACACAGAATACTCTCTCATGTTGACCTTCTTTGGGCAGTTTAATGACCACGACTTTACCCTCACGCCCTCCTCTCCCAGCATCCGCTCCTTCAGCAACGGGTTGAACTGTGGCGAGAGCTGTGAGAATTCAGATCCCTGCATCCCCATCCCG ATTCCTCCCGGCGACCCCTTCTTGAAATCAAACCCAAAAGGCTGCATCCCTGCGTCCAGATCCGCCCCCGCTTGCGGAACAGGCTACTCGGCCTACAATTTTGGCGGAAAGCCCAACGTAAGAGAGAATATCAACTCCCTGACAGCCTTCTTGGATCTCAGCCAGGTGTACGGCTCTGAGGACAAGCTTGCCCAGTTTCTTCGCGACCTCAATACTGATAGCGGCCTGCTGCGCGTCAATACAGAGTTTACTGACAACGGCCGTGAGCTGCTGCCCTTCAACCCTCTCAATGTGAACAGTTGTGCCAATCGTGGTAAAATCACCAACGACTCGAACGCCAAAGAGGTGCCCTGTTTCATTGCAG GTGACTCTCGTGCGGACGAAAACATCGCTCTGACATCCATTCACACACTGTTCCTGCGTGAGCATAACCGCCTGGCTCGTCAACTGAAGAAACTAAACCCTCAGTGGGACGGCGAGACCCTCTACCAAGAGGCCCGCAAGATCATGGGTGCTTACACACAG gTGTTTATGTTCAGGGATTATTTGCCACACATTTTGGGTGCCGACGTGGTACATACACAGCTTGGCCCTTACCCTGGTTACGATCCCAACGTTGACCCCAGCATCGCCAACGTCTTTGCAACAGCAGCTTTCCGCTTTGCCCACTTGACCATCCAGCCATTTATTCCCCGCCTGGATGCAGACTACAAGGAGCACTCTCAGTTCCCCAGTGTCCCTTTGTTCACAGCCTTCTTAACCCCCTGGAGAGTCGTCTTTGAGG GTGGCATTGACCCTCTGATCCGTGGAGTGATCAACCGTCCCGCTAAACTGAATGTTCAAAATCCCGTCATGGTGGATGCTCTGAGGGAGAGGTTGTTTCAGTTTGTGCGGAAACTGGCTTTGGACCTGGGCTCTCTCAACATGCAGAGGGGACGTGACCACGGCTTGCCTG GTTACAATGCCTGGCGTGGGTTTTGCGGCCTGTCTCAGCCCAAGAACCAGGAAGAGCTTGCTCAGGTCCTAAACAACAACGACCTGGCACACAGGCTGCTGCAGCTCTACGGTACCCCCGACAACATCGACATCTGGCTGGGAGGCGTGGCAGAGCCGTTGGTCCCTGGCAGCCGTGTGGGGCCTCTGTTTGCCTGCCTCATCGCAAAACAGTTCCAGAGGCTCCGCCAGGGTGACAG GCTGTGGTACGAGAAACCAGGTGTCTTCACCCTGAGACAGAGAGCTGCTCTGTCCACTGCCACCTTAACCAGGATCATCTGTGACAACACCGATATCACGTCTGTCCCCCGGGACCCTTTCAACATTGTCTCAAAAAGAAACCCGCTCATCCTCTGCAATACCATCCGAAGCCTGAACCTGGCAGCCTGGCAGGAGTAA